The nucleotide sequence TGGATTTTGATGTTCATAAGAGGCTTTGGAAACTGATTAGTCAAGTTATAAACTGCAGCTAGAGGTGAAATAACTCAATGGATAAAGTTCTAACATAGCTGGAGACCCCAAATTAGAATTTCAGATATGGCAAGTGCATTTTTTGAACCATTTAACTGCTATAAGGAATGATAAAGTATCTACGCTTGGTGAGACCTGGAAGCCATGAGAGAAGTGGTGTGCTCTGGGTTCTTGATTTATTATGATAGTTTCCTTATTTTTCTTTAGGTTTTGTGTTATTAGGATGGTTTAAGTGGAGAGTTAGGGGATATAAAGTAATAAGGAGTAGGAGGGGGAGGGCAAAGATGTCGGTTGAGCTGTATTGACTTGTACTGCAAATACAACAAACATTTCAAttacagaaaaaataaagaactCATGTATTGCACGTGGGGTAGTACCTTTATTATACTGAGTTTTAGCACCAGATTATAAATCTTTGGTTACATTCAAACCAGTTTAAACAGCAGGTTGACAATTACATTATTCATCAGTTCCttttaaattagattttttttaagctAAATGGTGAAGACTATTTATTAATAATGTGGCTGTCACAGGAGAAAGGATTAGCATCACTGCAAGACCACAGTTGTAGCTCAGAATGAAATATTCTCCCAACCTGAGGTCAGAATTTGATTCTGCATCTCAGCAGGGCTCAAACTGCAACTCTCTCCAAACTTCACCATCGGGTCTTGATCCACAGCttcccctcttcctacccatcccCAAGGCCTTGCTCCACTGTTGACCTTCATAGGTCCCTACTGTAATACTCCTCTTTCAGCTGCTGCCTGCGCAGGGGCTTTTTCTTGCAGGAGCATCTCATCCAAtgatgcctgcctgcctgctcccatCCTATTACCTCCCCTATTTCTTGCCTTGCATAGGAAGGATGACCAGGAACTCAACTTTTTCCCCCCCATTTCTCTTCTAGCAATTTtaacaaatgaaaaaggtatattTGTTTTAAGTTGTAGCTTTTGTGAATGTTTACCCTTCCTATACTTTAAATATACTCACTCCTCACCCCACAAAAAAAGTGCCTGAGGTAAAGTACGACAGAACCCAtccctgtattttttttctctctgctcttTTCGCCTATCTACGCATTTTTTTAGTCTCTTCCCTCTGTCCCTGAATTTCTCTCCCTGTGCTCTTTTTGCTCTTCTCTTACCAGCTATTTACTGCCTGCAGAGAACATGTGTACATCAGTATGGAgtgcaaagtttctagaaactttggttACACTTGCCCTATGCCACAGAGCTTCTTGCAGGAGTTCATATGGTATAATAGATGCAGGTAACCCAGCAAGGTACACCTGGCAGTTCTTTACTCATGCTCGTAGTATACTAGGCAGTTGGGAATGTTTGTACATCTTTATGCCACTTTTTCTTGGTCCTTCACTCTCTTGTACCTCTCCATCCATGGTACAGAATTGACACTTGGTACCGACACTGGAATGAGaatgtgtggattttctggtgttgtgaCATTTCATTTTGGACTGAACCATCTCTCACATTCAAAACATGAACGTAGATTCCCAAAGGGAATCGTGTCTTCATCTTTCTTTTGTGTGTACCATGACATGAATAAACCTAACTTTTGAACCAAAGGATAGTGGGTacaatctcagtctctcaaattaaCAAAATGGATTCTCTCGTGCTCAGTAAGGTGCCTCTTccaactgaagcttttaccacactgcTTACATGGAAATAGtttcttattagtatggtttatatAGTGAGTTATCAGATCCTCTTCCTGCCAGAAGCGTCTATCACACTCAAAACATGAAAATGGTCTCCTTCTAGAAGGGCTTTTTGCCTGGTACATTATGAGGCTTCTACCGCAATCAATGTACGAGAACTGTCTGTCTCGGCTGTGAATTTTCTCGTGTTGTACGAGAGCTCCCTGGCTATCGAAACTATCCCCACACTCCGAACATGTAAATAGCATCTTTATGCTGTGGGTGGCCGCTTGTTCATGCGGTTCTCTCTTCTTAATAAAACTTTCCCCATAGTTTGAACACGAAGATGGTCGCTCTTCAATATAAGAACCGTGGTGTAGTTTCAGAATGGCAGGATCACAGAGGATCATCCCACATATATCACATAAGCTACTTTGTCTTCTTGGCTTGACTGAGGCTCCTAGTGAatgtttttgcttcttttctgggGTACATTGATTTTCACACTTTTCCACCCAGTTAGAATATGAAGAACCCTCTCTGTCGTTTGCTGAAGGCATCTTGTTCCCTTCTGGATTCGCAGTGAACTCCCAGCGATGTTTTTCAGTATTTGTGTTCTGGGGCACATTGGTTTCTGCTTAAGTTAAAACAGGACAAACATGTTAGACCAGCATTTCCCAACTCTGTCCTAGAGGTACACCTGACCAGCTGCGTGTTCAGGATATGAACaatgaataagaatgaaataGATTTACAGAGGCTGGCtttccacacatatacacacacttcaTGTGTAATTATTGTAgatgttctgaaaaaaaaaacaacccaaaaaacaattgGTTTGGTGTTGCTCCAGGATAGAGGTGGGAAACACTGTTAGACACAAAGAAAGACCACAATGGAGTGTAACTGGAAGAGAGTCAGCAGGCTGTACACCCAAGGATGGAGGGAATTCCCCCAATGGGATGGGTGGGGATCTCCAGGCTCTGGCACTGAACCTCTGACCATGGAATAGTAATCACAAGATGCTGCTAAAGCACTTACTATTCCTTTACTGAGTAAAACCACCAACAGATGGAGTTCTGCATTTAGAAGACCAAACTGGGTCAAACTGTTCAGTCTATGTAAGGCCAAGGATACATATTTTGGGACAGATCACATTATGGCCCTCAAATGACCTTAGGGTGTCCAGGTTTGGAAAGGGACATCCCATGTGACAGGCGCCTTGTGCGTGATTAGAGAGCTCTCCAGAGGAGCTTGTGCAGGGGTCTCTGCAGTTCCCAGCTGCTCCTGCCACTCCTCATCTCAGCAGTTTTACCCCGGTCTCTCTTATTcctgcactcacctgagcagctgcttctcccagtttctctttcctctgATCCTGGCTCATCCCTGATGTACAGCTCCTCCCTTCGTTCCATGTGGGATATGATATCAGGGGTGATGGGCAGAGAGCTTGTTCCTGGGGTAAAAACACTGAATTAGATTTCCCATAATCACTCAGGGGGTTAATTTTCTGGGCTTAGAAAATTTAAGGATAAAGAAATAGTCCAGTCCTTGGTAAAAGCATCATTTTAAGTCCAGCCCCTGTTTTGAACAGTGCAATACATTATCAGCCTCAtttgaatataagaaaatgccatactgggtcagaccaagggtctatcaaacccagcagcctgtttccaacagtggccaatccaggccataagaacctgacaagtacccaaaaactaagtctattccattttaccattgctaatggcagtggctattctctaagtgaacttaatagcaggtaatggacttctcctccaagaacttatccaatccttttttaaaacacagctatactaactgcactaaccacatcctctggcaacaaattccagagtttaattgtgcgttgagtaaaaaagaactttctctgattagttttaaatgtgcccattgctaacttcatggagtgccccctagtctttctactatccgaaagagtaaataactgtttcacattaacccactctagacgtctcatgattttaaacacctctatcatatcccccctcagccgtctcttctccaagctgaacagtcctaacctcttcagcctttcctcataggggagctgttccattccccttattttggtagcccttctctgtaccttctccatcgcaactatatcttttttgagatgcggcgaccagaattgtacacagtattcaaggtgcggtctcaccatggagcgatacgaggcattatgacattttccgttttattcaccattccctttctaataattcccaacattctgtttgc is from Rhinatrema bivittatum chromosome 2, aRhiBiv1.1, whole genome shotgun sequence and encodes:
- the LOC115085973 gene encoding zinc finger protein 2-like; amino-acid sequence: MSVLGAADLLLKRLTFQDPVTFEDIAVSFSQEEWEDLGDRQKELYQDVMKENYQTLISLGTSSLPITPDIISHMERREELYIRDEPGSEERETGRSSCSAETNVPQNTNTEKHRWEFTANPEGNKMPSANDREGSSYSNWVEKCENQCTPEKKQKHSLGASVKPRRQSSLCDICGMILCDPAILKLHHGSYIEERPSSCSNYGESFIKKREPHEQAATHSIKMLFTCSECGDSFDSQGALVQHEKIHSRDRQFSYIDCGRSLIMYQAKSPSRRRPFSCFECDRRFWQEEDLITHYINHTNKKLFPCKQCGKSFSWKRHLTEHERIHFVNLRD